GCCGAATTCCTGGCCGAATTGTAGGCCAGACCACGGATCGCAACGGCAAACGCGGTTTTGTACTCACACTGCAAGCACGTGAACAGCACATCCGCCGCGAAAAGGCGACATCCAACATCTGTTCCAACCAAGCTTTGCTTGCACTCAGCGCATCTGTGTATATGTCCATCATGGGTAAACAGGGTATGATCGATGTTGCGGATCTGAATTTGCAAAAGAGTCATTACACCCTGAATACATTAACTGCGATTCCTGGAGTTAGCCTTACTTTTAATGCACCAACATTTAATGAATTCGTGATTAAACTTCCTGAAGGAACAGATGTGGATGCCCTTCAACTGAAACTGCTGGATGCGGGCTTTATTGGTGGCTATGAACTTGGACGTGATTATCCTGAGCTTGCCGGACATATGCTGATTGCTGTTACCGAACGGCGCACTAAGGAAGAGATTGACGAATTCGCACGAGCATTGGAGGGATCGCTGTGACTCAGGAAACGACGACGACAACGACAACATCGGTACAAGGACAATCGGAAACAGGTACCTCTGTCTCCACTTCGGTTCAACCTGAGAAGGATACAACATTTAGTGCAAAGACCTTATCTCCTGCTCCTGAACAATCATTGATTTTTGAACTCAGCAGCCCTGGACGTGTCGCTTATTCCTTGCCAGAATGTGACGTTCCTCGTCAGGCTGCCGATACGTTGATTCCCCGGGAAATGCTCCGTTCGGAAGCAGCAGCACTGCCGGAAGTGTTCGAGGTAGATGTTATTCGACACTATACCGCGCTATCCCGTCGCAATTTCGGCGTAGATAACGGATTCTATCCACTGGGCTCTTGTACGATGAAATACAATCCAAAGATCAATGAGGATGTTGCTCGTTATAATGGATTCGCCAAAATCCATCCGTACCAGCATGAATCCAGCATTCAAGGTGCACTTGAACTGTTATATACGTTGCAAAACGACCTTGCAGGTCTGACAGGTATGGACGCTGTGACCCTGCAACCAGCCGCTGGTGCTCATGGAGAATGGACTGGACTTATGATGATTCGTGCCTACCACGAAGGTCGTGGCGAACAACGTACCAAAGTCATCGTGCCCGATTCCTCTCATGGTACCAACCCGGCAAGTGCAACCGTTGCAGGATTTGAGACTGTGACAATTCCGTCCCGTGCAGACGGACTGGTCGATCTGGACGCACTCCGTGCAGCCGTTGGTTCGGATACAGCAGCCTTGATGCTGACAAACCCGAATACACTTGGTTTGTTCGAGAAAGACATTCAGGAGATTGCATCCATCGTACATCAGGCTGGTGGCTTGTTGTACTACGATGGCGCGAACTCCAATGCCATTATGGGCATTACCCGTCCGGGTGATATGGGCTTTGACGTGGTGCATCTGAACTTGCACAAAACGATGAGCACACCGCATGGCGGTGGTGGACCAGGCGCCGGACCAGTCGGCGTGAAGAGTCGTTTAGTTCCGTTCCTGCCTAAGCCAATGGTAATCAAAAATGATGACGGTATGTATGCATTCGATCGTGAAGGCGATCAATCCATTGGGCGGGTAAAAGCCTACTACGGCAACTTCGGTATTTTGGTACGTGCCTATGCCTACATTCGCACCTATGGACCGGAAGGGTTACGCCGAGTCTCTGAATGCGCGGTACTGAATGCTAATTATATGATGGCCCGCCTCGCACCATACTACGAGATTCCGTATCCGGGTGTATGCAAACATGAATTTGTCATGTCTGGTCGGGGTTTGAAGCAATACGGTGTGCGCACACTTGATGTTGCCAAGCGATTGCTTGATTTTGGATATCACCCGCCTACAGTGTACTTCCCGCTCAATGTGGAGGAATGCATCATGATCGAGCCGACGGAAACCGAAAGTAAAGAAACGTTGGATGGGTTCATTGATACGATGATACGGATTGCCAAAGAAGCGGAAGAGACACCTGAATTGGTACTGAACGCACCTTATGGCACACCGGTTACTCGACTCGATGAGACTACCGCG
This Paenibacillus xylanexedens DNA region includes the following protein-coding sequences:
- the gcvPB gene encoding aminomethyl-transferring glycine dehydrogenase subunit GcvPB, whose product is MIFELSSPGRVAYSLPECDVPRQAADTLIPREMLRSEAAALPEVFEVDVIRHYTALSRRNFGVDNGFYPLGSCTMKYNPKINEDVARYNGFAKIHPYQHESSIQGALELLYTLQNDLAGLTGMDAVTLQPAAGAHGEWTGLMMIRAYHEGRGEQRTKVIVPDSSHGTNPASATVAGFETVTIPSRADGLVDLDALRAAVGSDTAALMLTNPNTLGLFEKDIQEIASIVHQAGGLLYYDGANSNAIMGITRPGDMGFDVVHLNLHKTMSTPHGGGGPGAGPVGVKSRLVPFLPKPMVIKNDDGMYAFDREGDQSIGRVKAYYGNFGILVRAYAYIRTYGPEGLRRVSECAVLNANYMMARLAPYYEIPYPGVCKHEFVMSGRGLKQYGVRTLDVAKRLLDFGYHPPTVYFPLNVEECIMIEPTETESKETLDGFIDTMIRIAKEAEETPELVLNAPYGTPVTRLDETTAARKPVLNCACS